In Rodentibacter haemolyticus, the DNA window AGTAACATTTCTTCATCGTTTTCTTGATTCGTGTTCATTTTAAACTCTCTTATTTATTAAGGTTATTAAAGTTCAACAACTTCTCCCGATAATATTCATATTGCTTTCTTCTCAATTCAATTTCCTTTGGCAAGCCTTGGGTTAAATCTTGAGTAAGTGTATCAAACTTATCCAAAATATCCACAATGGCTTGTTGGGTTTCTAGTGGGGGAAGTGGAATTTGATATTTTTTCAAATTATCTGTAGAAACTCTGATAACTTTTGTCCCCATTGAATGCTTTTGTTTAAATTTAAGGAAACGCTCTATTTGAAATAAATAGGACATATATTTAGGGTTTTGATTATGTTTTATAATCAATGCATCCCCACTGACTGCAATATCATCTTTTCCTAACCAAGCGACTGTTTTACATACATCAATAATGTTTTCACTAGTTGTTGCCATTACTAAATCACCGTACGATGCTTTCTTAGCTTTTTGAAAAAAGTCCTCAGAAACAAAAGATTTTGTTTTTTCAGCAAACGTACTATAGTGCGTATAAATCTGCCCATAATGAATACAACCAACACCATTTTCTACAAAATCTTTCTTTTGCAAACCACTTCCACGAATAAAAGTACCAACCTCCCCCAACGTTTTCCAAACCACATCTTTTGATAGGAATTGGCTATACCCCCCGAATTGATTGTTAAAATCTAAGAGTTTATTACGATAATACTCATATTGTTTCTTTCTGGCAGTAAGTTCAGCTTCCAGCGTAGCTTCCAGCTCGGTAAAAATGTCAAGTGTTTTTACAACTTTTTTCTGAATTTCTAGCGGGGGAATGGGGATTAATAGTTTTTTTATTATCTGTGCATTAATATTAGTTTGAGAACCACTTCCTAATGATTTTATATATTCATATTTATGTGATAAATAATAAAATAAGTAACGATAATTCAATATATTATCATCTAGTTGTATATTAGCACAGGCTTGATTGGTAGCTAATGGGATTTTATTTATTCCAACTCTTCCAACTGTTGCTCCATACATAGCAACTATTACACAATTAGGGGGAATAACTTTAGCACTAGAATTTTTTAATCCTTCTTCCGTTATTTTTATTTCTGTATCCCAAATATCACAAAAATTAACCTCTTGAGTTCTAAGCCAAGGAATATTTCCTCCATAATATTCATCAACACCTGTTTTAGGTGTACCTCCAGATGAAACTTTTTGAGCAACCTCTCCCAAAGGCTTCCACTCTACTTCACAATCTTTAATTAAATCTAATATATTTTTCATTTTTGTTTCCCGTTAAAACTTATCCAAAACCGGCCGCACTTTTGCCAATTTTTGTCAAAATTCCACCGCTTGTTTAATCATTTTCCGGTTGTTCATAGTAATACGATTGATCAATGCCTTTCATAAAGACCTCCCTATCGTGAATTTTATCGGTTAAGGCATTTTGTAATAAAAAACTAATTTCCAAATCATTGATTGGGCTACGCTCCATTGCCTGTAAATACAATTTTTTATCGACTTTTTGCCAATCTACTACTTTTTGTAGATTTTTCTTTAAAATTAAATCCAGCCAAATTCGGGTTGAACGTCCATTACCTTCTAAAAAAGGATGGGCGACATTCATTTCAACATATTTATCAATGATTTCCTCAAACGTATTTTCAGGCATTTTTTCAATGGCGTTTAACGCTGCCTGCAGATATAGCACATTGGCAAAGCGGAAATTGCTTTTGGAAATATTAAGTTCCCGAATTTGTCCGGCAAATTCATATAACCCTTCAAATAAATGCCGATGAATTTGTTGTAACCCTTGCGTTGTGCCAATTTCAATCTGATCGATTTTTCCGGAATCATATAAATCATAGGCTTTCTGCTTGCTTAAACGGTCGATTTCTTGGGTGCTCATTATGATTTATGTCCTTTTTTAACATTATCTTCAATTTGAACTATCAACTTAAAGTTGATGGTTGAATATTCATCACTTGCCCTCAATTTCCGCCACAATCGCTTCAATTTCGGTTCGTAAGCGGTCGATTTGGGCGACTGTTTGGCGAATTTCGGCATTGAGTTCGGTAATATTGATAATTTCTCGATTGTCTTTGGCTTCCACATAGGAACTGACGGCGAGATTGTAATCATTCTTAGCGATTTCATCATTAGGTACGCAACGGGCAAGGTGCGGCACATCTTGTTTATCTGCAAACAGTTTGATGATTTCGGCAATGTGTTCATCGGTTAATACATTATTGTTGGTTTCTTTCTTAAACAGACCGCTTGCATCAATAAACTGGGTAGTTTGCTCGGTTTTGTGCTTGGCTAACACCAGAATATTCACCGCAATGGTCGTGCCAAAAAAGAGATTAGGGGCAAGAGCAATCACGGTTTCAACAAAGTTGTTATCCACTAAATATTGACGGATTTTTTGTTCTGCTCCACCACGATAGAAAATACCAGGGAAGGTTACAATCGCTGCTCGCCCTTTGGCAGAAAGATAACTTAAGGCGTGCATAATAAAGGCGAAATCGGCTTTGGATTTTGGGGCAAGTATGCCGGCTGGGGCGAAGCGATCATCGTTAATCAAAGTCGGATCATCACTGCCGATCCATTTCACGGAATAAGGCGGGTTGGAGATAATGGCATCAAAAGGCTTATCGTCTAAAAATTGTGGGTTAAGTAAGGTGTTACCGAGAGCAATATCAAATTTGTCGTAGTTAATATTGTGCAAAAACATATTCATTCGGGCAAGGTTATAGGTGGTGTGGTTGATTTCCTGTCCGAAAAAGCCTTCCTCAATAATATGTTCGTCAAACAGTTTTTTCGCTTGTAATAATAACGAGCCTGAACCGCACGCTGGGTCATAAATTTTATTTACGCTTTCCTGTCCGTATAAGGCAAGTTGGGCAATTAACTTCGACACATTCTGCGGAGTGAAAAACTCACCGCCCGACTTGCCGGCGTTGGCGGCGTAATTGGAAATCAGAAATTCATAAGCATCACCAAACAGATCAATTTGGTTGTTCTCAAATTTACCAAAATCTAACTCTGCCACGCCTTTTAATACCGCCGCCAAGCGTTGATTTTTCTCCGCTACGGTATTGCCCAAGCGGTTGGATGTGGTGTCAAAATCCGCAAATAATCCTTTAATATCCTGCTCGGACGGATGCCCGTTAGCGGAACTTTCAATCGCCACAAAAATCGCATTTAAATCCGTATTGAGTTGCGGATTGTGATGAGCTTTTTTCACCACATTGGTAAACAGCTGGCTTGGGTAAATAAAATAGCCTTTGGTTTTAATTGCATCCGTTTTAATTTCGGGCGTGATGATACTATCCGATAGTTCAGCATAACAAATACTGTCATCACCGCCTTCAATATAGTCGGAAAAATGTTCGCTGATAAAACGGTAAAACAACGTGCCTAGCACATATTGTTTAAAATCCCAGCCATCAACCGAACCCCGTACCTCGTTGGCAATCTGCCAAATACGGCGTTGTAGTTCTGCTCGTTGTTGAATTGAGATCATTCTTTATCCTTCTAAAATTAATTGGGGCAAGTATTTTACAATAACTATTACTAATCACAAGAAATCAGGTTGACAAAGTGCGGTCAGTTTTGCCGATGTTTTTGAAAATATTCATATAGTTGCGGCAACAATTGTGCGATCAAGTTTAGTTGTTGAAACGGTATCGTAAAGGCGGATTTTTCTTTAATTTGGGTTTCATCCCATTGAACTTCTTTTAGGCTTAATAAGATATTTTCTTGTAATTTATGAAAAACTTCTTGAGGGAGTTTTTCAATATTTTCTAGGGTATATAAGATTTTTTTTGCTGTGGGGTAGAAGCCGGATAAAAACCGGGTGTCTTGCCGCAGTTTTGTCATACGATAGCGATAAGAACCGAGTGCCGAGATGTAGCTTAATAGAGAATAGTTCATTTTCAGTAAATCAAACCCTTCCTGCAAATAGGCCTGATATTTGTGCGGTTCGTTATTCATATTGGAAAGTGTAGAACTAAGAGCTGCCGAATATTGATGGGCATTGCGGCGTGCAATGCGGTATTTTAAGTCATCGCTTTTACCAAATTGTAATTGGCTGATGATATGTAAAAAATATTGGGCATCACTGTGAATA includes these proteins:
- a CDS encoding restriction endonuclease subunit S, coding for MKNILDLIKDCEVEWKPLGEVAQKVSSGGTPKTGVDEYYGGNIPWLRTQEVNFCDIWDTEIKITEEGLKNSSAKVIPPNCVIVAMYGATVGRVGINKIPLATNQACANIQLDDNILNYRYLFYYLSHKYEYIKSLGSGSQTNINAQIIKKLLIPIPPLEIQKKVVKTLDIFTELEATLEAELTARKKQYEYYRNKLLDFNNQFGGYSQFLSKDVVWKTLGEVGTFIRGSGLQKKDFVENGVGCIHYGQIYTHYSTFAEKTKSFVSEDFFQKAKKASYGDLVMATTSENIIDVCKTVAWLGKDDIAVSGDALIIKHNQNPKYMSYLFQIERFLKFKQKHSMGTKVIRVSTDNLKKYQIPLPPLETQQAIVDILDKFDTLTQDLTQGLPKEIELRRKQYEYYREKLLNFNNLNK
- the fic gene encoding protein adenylyltransferase Fic, which gives rise to MSTQEIDRLSKQKAYDLYDSGKIDQIEIGTTQGLQQIHRHLFEGLYEFAGQIRELNISKSNFRFANVLYLQAALNAIEKMPENTFEEIIDKYVEMNVAHPFLEGNGRSTRIWLDLILKKNLQKVVDWQKVDKKLYLQAMERSPINDLEISFLLQNALTDKIHDREVFMKGIDQSYYYEQPEND
- a CDS encoding type I restriction-modification system subunit M; the protein is MISIQQRAELQRRIWQIANEVRGSVDGWDFKQYVLGTLFYRFISEHFSDYIEGGDDSICYAELSDSIITPEIKTDAIKTKGYFIYPSQLFTNVVKKAHHNPQLNTDLNAIFVAIESSANGHPSEQDIKGLFADFDTTSNRLGNTVAEKNQRLAAVLKGVAELDFGKFENNQIDLFGDAYEFLISNYAANAGKSGGEFFTPQNVSKLIAQLALYGQESVNKIYDPACGSGSLLLQAKKLFDEHIIEEGFFGQEINHTTYNLARMNMFLHNINYDKFDIALGNTLLNPQFLDDKPFDAIISNPPYSVKWIGSDDPTLINDDRFAPAGILAPKSKADFAFIMHALSYLSAKGRAAIVTFPGIFYRGGAEQKIRQYLVDNNFVETVIALAPNLFFGTTIAVNILVLAKHKTEQTTQFIDASGLFKKETNNNVLTDEHIAEIIKLFADKQDVPHLARCVPNDEIAKNDYNLAVSSYVEAKDNREIINITELNAEIRQTVAQIDRLRTEIEAIVAEIEGK